The genomic DNA AGACACAGTTCGAACTGATGGATATTCAGGAAAGTACGGGCACAACATTCGTCATCGTAACCCACGACCAAGAAGAAGCCATGACAGTGGCCTCACGCGTCGCGGTGATGGTGGACGGGCAGTTGGCGCAAGTCGCCACACCGGATCAAATTTACGAAGCCCCAGTGTCAACATATGTGGCCGACTTTATTGGGGATGTGAACCTAATTTCAGGAAAATCATCGCCAACAGACGGCGGTATGGATGTACATTGGGACGACAACCAGCCTGCTATTCACGTGACAACGGACAGCCCCCTTGCTGCGCGCACCCTGTGTCATTTCGCGATCCGGCCTGAGAAAGTTTCGATTTCGGCAGAAAAACCGGATGCTATGAATATCATGAAGGGCAAGATCATTGACATTGCGTACCTCGGCAATATTTCGACCTACCATGTTGAGATCGCAGCGGGCGTGATTTTCAAAGCCCAAGCCACAAACAACCGTCGCTTGTCACGGCGCACTTATACGTGGGAAGACGAAGTTTACCTGAGCTGGACAGACACCGCTGGTGTCGTGTTGACGGAATAGTGCGATGAACAACAGGGTCACAGGTTCATTTATTGTCCTAGGCGTATTCTTGTTTTTGGCTGGCGTTTTCTATCTGGAAACGTTCATCCCGCTTGGACAGTGGGCAGATGCTGTCGGCGATGCTCGGCCGTTCACACTGCTTGGCGATGGCTGGTTCGACGTAGCGATCTGGTGGTTCAAATTTATTGCCTTGGTTCTCATCAATATTCCAATCTTGGCCATTATTGTGTTTACTTTCAAGATACTGCCGCGCGACCTTAAGGCGATTGTCGCACGCCAGTCGATGATATCCACCCCATATGCATGGCTGCTGGTATTCTTTTTGGTGCCGTTTGGCATCGTCTTGAAAATCTCATTCTCTGACATAGCGCTTGCGATTCCGCCCTATGTGCCGACCCTAAAAGATGGGTTCTGGACGATGCTGTCCGGCCTTGATCTGGAAAACTACACCTTTATTGGCGCAGGTGCGGTCTTTGCGGGTTTCGTGATGTTGGTCGCGGCCATCGCGTTGTACCGTGTCGTTTACCCACGGGTGCGCAGTGCAATCGTGTCTGACGGCAATGTCGGGGCGTTTGCGTCGGCTGTTGTTGCGGGCTCTGCGCTGGCCGTTTCGGTGGTCTGCGTCGCGTTGCTGGCCGGTTTGTTGGGGCTGCTTTTTCCAGTGTTGCAGACCTTCGTCGACATACCGGATTTTCTGTATGTCGCGGCCTATCTATCGTCGCTGCGAATCGCGCTGATCTCAACGTTCTTCACATTGTTGATCGGCTATCCTATCGCCTACGCCATGGCGCGCGCAGCCGAACATTGGCGGCCCACATTATTGATGCTGGTGATCTTGCCGTTCTGGACATCGTTTCTGATCCGCGTTTATGCATGGATCGGCATCCTTTCCACCGAAGGCTATCTGAACCAGTTCCTGCTCGGCATTGGGGTGATTGGCGAGCCGCTCACGATCCTGAACACCAACATGGCGGTCTATATTGGCATCGTTTACACTTATTTGCCGTTCATGGTGCTGCCGATCTACGCCGCCCTTGAAAAAATGGACGATTCGCTGGTTGAAGCGGCCGAAGACCTCGGGTGTTCGGCGTTTTCGGCGTTTTGGCTGATCACCGCACCGCTGTCCAAACCCGGCGTGATTGCGGGCTGTTTTCTGGTCTTTATCCCGACGCTTGGTGAATTCGTCATCCCGTCCCTGCTGGGCGGGTCCAATTCGATCATGATTGGTAAGGTCCTGTGGGAAGAGTTCTTTAACAACCGCGACTGGCCCGTCGCGTCATCTGTTGCGGTCATTCTGTTGCTGATCCTGATCATCCCGATTGTGTTGTTCCAACGTAACGAACAAAAACAACGGGAGATTGACGGATGAGACGGTTTTCATGGTTCAACGCCACGTCCCTGACGTTCGGTTTTACGTTTCTGTATCTGCCAATGTTGATCCTGATCATCTACAGTTTCAACGAATCCCGCCTTGTCACGGTCTGGGCCGGATTTTCGACGCAGTGGTACGGGGAGCTGTTCCAGAACGAAGCGTTCCTTGATGCCGCATGGGTCACGATCAAGGTCGCGTTCTGGTCGTCAACCCTTGCGACGATCCTTGGCACAATGGCGGCCTACATTATGGTGCGTGCAGGCCGTTTCCGTGGGCGTGGGCTGTTTTCGGGCATGATCTACGCGCCGCTGGTGATGCCCGAAGTTATCACTGGACTGTCGCTGTTGCTGTTTTTTATCGCCCTTGACGTGAACCGCGGCATTCTGACGATCGTGTTGGCGCATACGACATTTGCGATGTGTTACGTGTCCGTGGTGGTGACGTCACGTCTGGTCAGTTTCGACAAATCCCTGGAAGAAGCCGCACTTGATCTTGGCTGCACGCCATTTGATGCGTTCCGGTCCGTGACGCTGCCAATTATTATGCCGGCTGTGGTGTCTGGCTGGTTGTTGGCGTTCACGCTGTCACTGGACGATCTGGTCATCGCGACATTCACGTCCGGCCCCTCGTCGACTACCCTCCCGATCAAGATATTCAGCGCCGTGCGCTTGGGCGTCACGCCAGAAATCAACGCTCTCAGCACGATTATGATCTCAATCGTGACGGTCGGTGTGATTACAGCGTCACTGGTGTCGCGCGGGGTGACTATTAGGGCCAAGGCGGACGAACGCAAAGCCGAACAGGGCTAGATTTAGCGTCACCCCAGCGCATATCCGGCGCCGCGTACCGTGCGCACCGGATCATCGCCGCCATGTTGCGTCAACACTTTGCGCAGCCGCCCGACGTGGACATCAACCGTGCGCGTATCGACGTAAACATCGCGCCCCCAGACCTGATCAAGCAGCTGTTCACGACTGAGCACGCGCCCGGCTTTTTCCATGAACGTCGCAAGCAATCGAAATTCCGTGGGGCCGAGTTTTAATTCAACATCACCACGCGTTACACGGTGGGTGTCGGCGTCGAGCGCAATGTCATCAAACGTAAGGACCTGCCCGACTTTGGATGGTCGCACACGGCGCAGCTGCGTGCGCACGCGGGCCATCAATTCAGCGACCGCGTAGGGTTTGACAACATAGTCATCCGCCCCGGTTTCCAGCCCACGCACTTTGTCGAGCTCTTCGGATCTTGCCGACAACATAATGATCGGGATCGCGCGGGTATTACTGCGCGACTTAAGCTGGCGGCAAACCTCAATCCCCGACACATGCGGTAACATCCAGTCCAGCACGATGACATCGGGCGCGTCTTCCTCTACCATTAACAGCCCCTGCTCGCCGTCCTGCGCCACGGTGACGCGGTAGCCTTCGGCTTTTAAATTATAGCTCAGCACTTCACGTTGTGCGGGTTCGTCTTCGATGACAAGGACGTGCGGCTGGGTCATGGTCTAAATGTCTTGCGCTGTCACGGTGCTGCCCATTTTCGGGCGGTCTTCTTCGGGCATCACGCCGCTGACCATATAGATGATCTGTTCGGCCATATTGGTCACCAGATCACCCATGCGTTCAACATTTTTGGCGATAAAATGCATGTGCATACAGGCTGATATATTGCGTGGATCTTCCATCATGAAGGTCAGGAATTCGCGAAACAGCGCGTTGTACATCTGATCCACTTCGAGATCGCGTTGCCGAACGTTTTCCGCAAGATCCACATCTTTGCGCACATAGGCATCCAGCGTATCGCGCAGCATCGATTGCACCTCTTTGGACATGCGCCGAAGGGCGGCATCGGTGCCGTCAATCGGTGCCATTTCCGCCAAAATGGGCGTGCGTTTCGCCATGTTTTTCGCGTAATCCCCGACGCGTTCAAGGCTTGAGGCGAGTTTCAAGACAGACAACAAAGCACGCAAATCTTTGCTCACTGGCGCGCGCAATGCGATGGTACGCGCGGCCTCTTCGTTGATCTGTTCCTCAAGCGCGTCGATCACTTTGTCACCCTTACGCACGATGTCGGCACGTTCGATGTCGCGGGATTCAAGCGCTTTCGCGGCTTCCAGAATGGCATGTTCAACCAAGCCACCCATTTTGACGATCAGCGTCTGGATGCTTTCCAGATCACGGTCATAGGCGGACGAAATATGTTCGTTCATGGTGCTCTCCTTACCTGAGAATTATCCGATCCGGCCGGAAATATAGCTTTCCGTGCGCGGGTCTTCTGGGTTGGTAAAAATTTTTTCCGTCACACCGTATTCCACAAGGTTGCCCAAATGGAAGAAGGCGGTTTTCTGGCTGACGCGGGCGGCTTGTTGCATGGAATGGGTGACGATGACGACGCTGTAGCTTTGGCGTAATTCATCAATCAGTTCTTCGACTTGCGCTGTTGCGATGGGGTCAAGTGCGCTGCACGGTTCATCCATTAGCAACACGTCCGGTGCTGTGGCAATCGCGCGCGCGATACACAGGCGTTGTTGTTGCCCGCCGGACAATCCGGTTCCGGGTTCATTGAGACGATCCTTGGCTTCGGTCCACAACGCGGCCTTACGCAGGGATTTTTCGACAATTTCGTCCAGATCGGCCTTGCCCCGCGCCAACCCGTGGATTTTTGGTCCATAGGCGACGTTATCATAGATCGATTTCGGGAACGGGTTGGGTTTTTGAAACACCATCCCGACCTTGGCACGCAGTTGCACTGGGTCGACCTTTGGGTCGTAAATATCCTCATCATCGATGCGGATATCACCAGTGACGCGGCAGATATCAATCGTATCGTTCATCCGGTTCAAACACCGCAGAAACGTGGACTTGCCACACCCCGATGGTCCGATAAATGCAGTGACAGTCTTGTCTTCGATCTGCACGCTAACGTCTTTGATAGCATGGTTGTCGCCATAATAGACCTGCACGCCTTTGGCAGAAATTTTGATGTTGGTCATAGAGTTTAGTCCTTCAGATCGCTACCAGCGACGTTCAAATTTCTTACGCAAGAAGATGGCGAGCGCGTTCATGATCAACAGGAAAATCAGCAATGTGATGATCGCGCCGGATGCGCGTTCCACAAAGGCTGGATCACTACGCTGGGTCCAGTTGAAGACTTGCACGGGCAGTGCTGTAGATGCCTCCCCGAATAGGCCCGCATCGGGGGACCATGCGGCTGGATATTCTTTCACGAAAGCCACCATGCCGATCAACAGCAATGGCGCGGTTTCACCAAGCGCCTGCGCGAGCCCGATGATCGTCCCTGTCAGGATACCCGGTGCCGCAAGCGGCAAGACGTGGTGGAACACCGATTGCATCTTGGACGCACCGACACCCAAGGCGGCGTCACGAATACTGGGTGGGATAGATTTTAGGGATGCGCGGGTGGAAATGATGATCGTGGGCAGGGTCATCAGCGTCAACACGAGGCCGCCGACCAGCGGCGACGATTGGTTCAATTCAGCAAAGTTGATGAAGATCGCAAGTCCTAGAATGCCGTAAACAATGGATGGCACCGCGGCGAGATTGGCGATATTCACCTCAATCACGTCCGTGATCCAGCTTTTGCGCGCAAATTCTTCGAGGTAGATCGACGCCGCCACACCAATCGGCAGCGCCAGACATAACACGACAGCCATCATGTAAAGCGATCCCAAAATGGCCACCCCAAGGCCCGCCGCTTCGGGCCGTTGATCCGATGCGTCTGGATTGGTGAAAAACGCCCAATTGAACCGCTGGACCAACGTGCCTTGGTCCGCCAAACGATCCGCCAAGATCAGTTGCGCGGGTGTGACGTTCTTATCCAGCAGCGCCGTTTGTGCCGTTACGCGGCCTTTGAAATAGCCATCAATGCGGCCGTTGGTCAGTAGGTTCATCTGGAATGTGGTCCCAGCCGCATCCGGATTGGCAAGAATAAAGCGGCGGAATGTCGCCCCCGCCTCGTCTGAGATCATTCCAAAGGCATCCGCCTCGGGCGTGTCTTGCAGCTGGTCGTTGTTGGTCAGATAGGCCAGCAGGCTGATCTGGATGATTTTGTTATAGGCACCGGTCTTTAAAAGGGCAGATTCAGCCGCCTCAATTTCGGTCGCATTGATCGTGACCGGAAAGCTAAGATAGGTCTGGCGGAACGACGACGCACCGTTGCCGATGATCGACACCAGCAGAATGACCAATGCGACAATCGCGATCCCAATAGCGGACAGCCCATACATCCGGAACCGCTTTTCCGCCGCGTTGCGCTTTTTGGTATGCGGGTCTGTTTGTAACAGTGAGCCGTGTTTTGAAGCGCTCATTCGTACTGCTCCCGATATTTGCGCACGATGAACAATGCGACGACATTCAGGCCAAGGGTGATGACAAACAACGTCAGACCCAGTGCAAACGCCACCAGTGTTTCCGGCGATGCAAAGTCGGTGTCACCAGTCAGTTGGCTGACGATTTTCACGGTGACAGTGGTCATCGCCTCAAACGGGTTGAGCGATAGACGCGCGGCGGCCCCTGCCCCCAAAACCACAATCATGGTTTCGCCGATGGCGCGGCTCGCGGCCAGCAAAACTGCGCCGACGATCCCGGGCAATGCGGCGGGTATGACGACCTGACGGATGGTTTCGGATTTCGTCGCGCCAAGCCCAAGGGAGCCGTCGCGCATCGCTTGTGGTACAGCGTTAATAATATCATCCGACAAGGACGACACAAACGGGATTAACATGATGCCCATGACCAATCCTGCGGTCATCACTGAACTTGCGCTTTGGCCCAGACCCATGGGTGCGGCGAAGTAGTCGCGCAAAAGCGGCCCGACCGTCACTAGCGCAAACAATCCGTACACGATCGTTGGAATTCCCGCGAGGATTTCGATCATCGGCTTGGCGACAGATCGCAAGCGTGGGGACGCATATTCCGACAGATAGACAGCGGCGAACAGGCCTACTGGCACCGCAAAGACCAACGCGATAAAGCTGATGTAAAGCGTGCCCCAGATTAGCGGGATGATCCCCAAATCGGATCCGCCGCGAAAGTTCGGCGACCACGTTGTTGAAAAGAAGAAATCGCGCCAGTCGTATTGGCCAAAGAAGCTATATGTCTCTGTCACCATCGACAAAACGATGCCGAGTGTCGTCAGGATCGCAATCGTCGAGGCAAAGATCAGGAGCGCCATGATCCAGCGTTCAGATGCGTTGCGGG from Octadecabacter antarcticus 307 includes the following:
- a CDS encoding ABC transporter ATP-binding protein, with the translated sequence MMAQSKPNVIFAPWNDPAQKPLIQFKNVTKRFGDFTAIDNLTLDIYAQEFFALLGPSGCGKTTLMRMLGGFETPTEGQIFLDGVDIGPVPPNQRPVNMMFQSYALFPHLTVWENIAFGLKRSDMPKNQIGDRVEKMLKLTQLGKFAKRKPHQISGGQRQRVALARSLAKAPKLLLLDEPLGALDKKLRNETQFELMDIQESTGTTFVIVTHDQEEAMTVASRVAVMVDGQLAQVATPDQIYEAPVSTYVADFIGDVNLISGKSSPTDGGMDVHWDDNQPAIHVTTDSPLAARTLCHFAIRPEKVSISAEKPDAMNIMKGKIIDIAYLGNISTYHVEIAAGVIFKAQATNNRRLSRRTYTWEDEVYLSWTDTAGVVLTE
- a CDS encoding ABC transporter permease; protein product: MRRFSWFNATSLTFGFTFLYLPMLILIIYSFNESRLVTVWAGFSTQWYGELFQNEAFLDAAWVTIKVAFWSSTLATILGTMAAYIMVRAGRFRGRGLFSGMIYAPLVMPEVITGLSLLLFFIALDVNRGILTIVLAHTTFAMCYVSVVVTSRLVSFDKSLEEAALDLGCTPFDAFRSVTLPIIMPAVVSGWLLAFTLSLDDLVIATFTSGPSSTTLPIKIFSAVRLGVTPEINALSTIMISIVTVGVITASLVSRGVTIRAKADERKAEQG
- the phoB gene encoding phosphate regulon transcriptional regulator PhoB translates to MTQPHVLVIEDEPAQREVLSYNLKAEGYRVTVAQDGEQGLLMVEEDAPDVIVLDWMLPHVSGIEVCRQLKSRSNTRAIPIIMLSARSEELDKVRGLETGADDYVVKPYAVAELMARVRTQLRRVRPSKVGQVLTFDDIALDADTHRVTRGDVELKLGPTEFRLLATFMEKAGRVLSREQLLDQVWGRDVYVDTRTVDVHVGRLRKVLTQHGGDDPVRTVRGAGYALG
- the phoU gene encoding phosphate signaling complex protein PhoU, whose amino-acid sequence is MNEHISSAYDRDLESIQTLIVKMGGLVEHAILEAAKALESRDIERADIVRKGDKVIDALEEQINEEAARTIALRAPVSKDLRALLSVLKLASSLERVGDYAKNMAKRTPILAEMAPIDGTDAALRRMSKEVQSMLRDTLDAYVRKDVDLAENVRQRDLEVDQMYNALFREFLTFMMEDPRNISACMHMHFIAKNVERMGDLVTNMAEQIIYMVSGVMPEEDRPKMGSTVTAQDI
- the pstB gene encoding phosphate ABC transporter ATP-binding protein PstB, whose amino-acid sequence is MTNIKISAKGVQVYYGDNHAIKDVSVQIEDKTVTAFIGPSGCGKSTFLRCLNRMNDTIDICRVTGDIRIDDEDIYDPKVDPVQLRAKVGMVFQKPNPFPKSIYDNVAYGPKIHGLARGKADLDEIVEKSLRKAALWTEAKDRLNEPGTGLSGGQQQRLCIARAIATAPDVLLMDEPCSALDPIATAQVEELIDELRQSYSVVIVTHSMQQAARVSQKTAFFHLGNLVEYGVTEKIFTNPEDPRTESYISGRIG
- the pstA gene encoding phosphate ABC transporter permease PstA, which produces MSASKHGSLLQTDPHTKKRNAAEKRFRMYGLSAIGIAIVALVILLVSIIGNGASSFRQTYLSFPVTINATEIEAAESALLKTGAYNKIIQISLLAYLTNNDQLQDTPEADAFGMISDEAGATFRRFILANPDAAGTTFQMNLLTNGRIDGYFKGRVTAQTALLDKNVTPAQLILADRLADQGTLVQRFNWAFFTNPDASDQRPEAAGLGVAILGSLYMMAVVLCLALPIGVAASIYLEEFARKSWITDVIEVNIANLAAVPSIVYGILGLAIFINFAELNQSSPLVGGLVLTLMTLPTIIISTRASLKSIPPSIRDAALGVGASKMQSVFHHVLPLAAPGILTGTIIGLAQALGETAPLLLIGMVAFVKEYPAAWSPDAGLFGEASTALPVQVFNWTQRSDPAFVERASGAIITLLIFLLIMNALAIFLRKKFERRW
- the pstC gene encoding phosphate ABC transporter permease subunit PstC; translated protein: MPLSVPFFTTIGLAVVGYLLARRRALTVASGDSRVLNALPHQHGLNTALSTLLPPLAVMLLWALVVRIGARRDLVLAPENPVFTYILLIGLAATGFVLSLLRISRDFRARNASERWIMALLIFASTIAILTTLGIVLSMVTETYSFFGQYDWRDFFFSTTWSPNFRGGSDLGIIPLIWGTLYISFIALVFAVPVGLFAAVYLSEYASPRLRSVAKPMIEILAGIPTIVYGLFALVTVGPLLRDYFAAPMGLGQSASSVMTAGLVMGIMLIPFVSSLSDDIINAVPQAMRDGSLGLGATKSETIRQVVIPAALPGIVGAVLLAASRAIGETMIVVLGAGAAARLSLNPFEAMTTVTVKIVSQLTGDTDFASPETLVAFALGLTLFVITLGLNVVALFIVRKYREQYE